The Candidatus Eremiobacteraceae bacterium nucleotide sequence CTCCGCGATGTCGCGGTACGCAGGCGCATCGAGGTAGCGCAGGCTCAGGTCTTCGAGATCCCATTTCATCTTCGAGATGCCGAGCCGGTGCGCGAGCGGCGCGTAGATCTCGAGCGTCTCCTCGGAGATCGCGCGCTGTTTCTGCTCGCCGAGGCTGTCGAGCGTCCGCATGTTATGCAGGCGGTCGGCGAGCTTGATGATGATGACGCGGATGTCTTTGGCCATCGCCAAGAACATCTTGCGGAGGTTCTCGACCTGGACGTCTTCCTTCGATTGATAGGGGATTTTGGTGAGTTTCGTCAGACCGTCGACGAGCCCGGCGATCTCCGAACCGAAGCGGCGTTCGACTTCTTCGAGCGAGACGCTCGTGTCTTCGACGACGTCGTGGAGCAGGCTCGCCGCGATCGTCGGCGGATCGAGCTCGAATTCGGCGAGGATGGTCGCGACAGCGAGCGGATGCGAGATGTAGCGATCGCCCGATGCTCGCGTTTGGCTGCCGTGCGCCTCTTTGGCAAAGGTATAGACGCTCTCGAGCCACCCCTCGTCGAGGTTCGGCTGATACGTCTTCACTTTTGCGAGGAGGCCCTGGAACGTGGCGGCCATGCGTGAACTCACCTGCGGCCCGTCCCGCTGTAAATGCGGTGGGTCCCGCTTATCGTTCGAGCCGCGCCGCGGCCGCCCTTTTGCGCTTCGGCGTCAGCCACGCGCGCAGCGACGAGAAGAGCGCGTACGACGGACGTTCGCACCGCCACGTCGAGTACAGGACGGTTTGCGCGCCAAGACCTTGTTTGAAGCGCGCGACGCCTGGAAGGCCCTCGCTCTCCCCGAGGTTGTACCAGCGCACGCCGCGCTGAGCGGCCGCAGTGATGAGGGCCACGTTGAGCGCGTTGCTCGGTCGAAGCGTGCCGAAATCGGATCGCATCGCTGCGCTCCAGAAATTCGCCTCGTCCGATCCGTACAGCATGACGCCGCCGGCGATCGGCTCGCCTTCGAATGTCGCGAACCAGATCTCGACGTCGTCGCCGCCGCGCGCGACGAGCGCTTCGAGCAGACGCTTCGGAAACGTCGGACGTTCGCGCCCCCACCTGATCGCGGACTCTTCGAGCATCGCATAGTAGCGATCGATCGCCGCCTCGCCGCGCGCGCGTTCGCACGTGACGCCGCGTCGCTGCGCCTGACCGGCCATCCTGCGCGTGTTGCCGTCCATGCGCGCGAGCGCCGCTTCGACCCCGCCGGAGAGATCGATGACCGACGTCTCGCGTTTGACGACCTTACCCGGCAAGCCGCTGAGGTCTGCTTCGCAAAGCGGCCACGGCGTGATCGCGATGCTATGGATGCCGGATGCGAGCACGGCGGCGTACGAAGCCCTCGCGCGCGCCGCACCGGCGGCGCTTCCATCCGCATTCAGCACGACGGTATAGCCGCCGAGCGGCGTGCCGGAGTAGACGCGCCATCCGAGCCGGCCTCGCACCCGCACGAGCGGCACGATGGACTTCGATCCGTCCTCGAAGATGCAGGCGAGCGGGCTGGGCGTGAGGGACGCGTTCGAATCTGCGAGGGCGAGCGCCCATGCAGGCCGCGCTTGAAAGGTCGGCGTGCCGGCGCGATCGAGCGCCGTCCACGATGCGACGTCGAACGGCGTCACGCGAACCACGCGAGGTCGAGCGTCTGCTATACTCTGCACCGCGTTTTGAGGCTTCTTTCACGCTCGCCGACACCCCCTGCGGTCGCAACGTCACATCGACGCTGGCACGGCGTCGCAGCGAAGCAGAGCAACCGCGCGGCGCTCAACCGGCAACCTTCGTCGAGGGAACGGGGGAGTCGTTTGCCGCCGCATCGGCGAGCGCCGCGGCCCGCTCTCTGACGAGCGCGAAGATCTCGCGACGTTCGTCGTCGCCGGCGCGGCTCGGATCCTCGATCTCGACGCGCGAGAAGCCCAGCAGGCACGCGCCGAGCAGGTACGTCTTGCCCGCGGCGCGTGGATGGCGCTTTCCGATCTCGAACGCTTGCAGCCGGTCCATGACGAACACCGCGTCGAACGCGTCGAGGTCGACGGCGTCGACGTGTTTCGATCGATGCGCGGTGACGTCGACTCCGGCTTTGTCTGCTTCCGCAAGCGTCGAGTCGTGGGCGGGGAGATCGGGTCGCGCTCGAAGCCCGGCCGACTCGGACGTGACGACGATCCCCCGTGTCGCGAGCGCCGCGCGGAAGACCGCTTCGGCGAGGACGCTTCGCATGATGTTGCCGCTGCAGACGAAGAGCACGGAACGCGGCGCGAACGGCCTCGGCAGGAGTTCGGATCGCAGACCGAGCGCGCGAGCGATCGCGAACATCGAGTAGCGCAAAGCGCCGCCCGTGCCGAAGCGCCGCCGGGCGCGAAGGAAACGGCGAGGCACGAGCGGTTTGAAGACCGCACCCGCCGCGCTTGCGAACAGGCGGCTCAAACCTGGCAATGCGTCCATGATCGCGGGCAGCGGTTCTCGCCAGGTCCACATCGCGCTGCGGACGTCGCGAGCGAGATCCTCGGCGAAAAAACTTCGCAGCTCTTGCGCCTTCGTCAGCCGGCGCGTGCCGAACGCCGTCGGTTCGAACAGCCGCTCGCGCAGCCGCAAGAGGGAACCGCGCGTCCATCGGACGCGCCTGCCGACGACGTACTCGGCCGGCACATCAGGCTTTCGACCGTGGATGATCTCCCACTCGTAGAACGGGAAATCGACACCTGCGGCGATCGCGGTCGGGAGCGAGCCCCAATAGCGGCCGTTCACCTCCATGAGCCAATCGGTACCGTCGGCCGCGCGCCGGAACTCGACGAGCGCGACGCCTTCCCATCCGATCGCGCGCAACAGCGCGATCGCTTTTTCGGTGAGCGGACGATCGAGTGCGGCCGATTCCGAGACGACGCTGACGCCGCCCGATGCGGGCAGTTCCTTGACGCGGCGATGTACGAACGTCGCAAGAGGCTCGCCGTCGTGCATGAGCGCCGCGACGCCCATCCCCGCTCCGGGCACGAACTGCTGCACGATGTAGCGCGCCTCGAACGCGGGGTCGTCGGCGAACGCGGCTTCGAGCTCGTCCGGTCCTGTGAAATAGCGGATGCGGATCCCGCCGTGCGCGGCATGGTTTCTCGGCTTCGCGATGACGGGATACGCCATGAACGCGGCCGCCTCGTGCGGGGTCGACGTCGCACCGACCTCATAGGTCTCCGGGATGTCGATGGCGAGCGTCTGGGCGAACCCGATCGTCAGGCTCTTGTCGAGCACTCGCTCGATGATCCCCGGCGACGGACATGCCGGCGTCGCCAGCGAGCGAAGTCGAGCGTCGTTGCGCGCGATCGCGGCGAGTGCGGTGTCTGAGCAGGGGATCAAGACGCCGGCCCCCGAGCTTTTCACGACGCGTTCGAGACCCTCGTCGAAGGCATCGGGCTCGTCGCGCCCGTCGGGGAGGGGATAGTAGCGGGCTATCGCGCGGGTCGCAAGCGGACCCTCGTCATCCGTCGACGGAACCGCGAACACGGTGATGCCGCGCGCGGCGAGCGACCTCGATACCGCGAGCGCAAGACGCGGTGCGGTGCCGACGAGGAGCGCGGAACGGCGGGGCTCGCTGGCCTGCGCTTTCAATTAATAAGTTATGAACGAGCGGACGTCGGCGCCCTCGAGCTTGCTCCGGCCGCCGAGCGCGGTCAGCTCGATGAGGAAGGCGATGCCGACGACGTTCGCGCCGAGCCGCTCGAGAAGCGAACGGGTAGCGGCGGCCGTGCCGCCGGTCGCAAGGAGATCGTCGACGAGGAGCACGCGATCACCGGGTGCCAGCGCGTCTTTGTGCATCTCGAGCGTATTCGTGCCGTATTCGAGCGCGTAGTCGACGTTTATCTTCTCGTACGGAAGTTTGCCCGGCTTGCGGACCGGAACGAAGCCGGCGCCGAGCTTGTACGCGACCGGCGCGCCGAGGATATAGCCGCGAGCCTCGATGGCGACGACGTGATCGATATTTGCGTCCGCGAACGCCCCGGCGATCATGTCGATCGCTCCCGCGAACGCCCGTTTGTCGTGCAGCAACGGGGTGATGTCGCGGAATAGGATCCCCGGGATCGGGAAGTCCGGGATGGCGCGGACGAACGATTCCATCTCCGCGAGTTCCAAGGATGCTCCTCTCGAGCGGTCGCGATGACCGCTGCGGCCGAGCCTTTACCAGTAATCCAGCTCACACCTAGGGTGCTCTGTTTAGCACGGGACATTTTGAGGTATGTGTAATGCGGATGGAAGCGCGTCAGTCACATACGAGACTGAACTTCGCTTTGGGCATGAGGCCATATGCAGCTCTTCGACACGGTATCGCGGTGGTTCTCCGACATCCCGGCTGTACGCCGAGCCCGTAACGGCCGCAGAGTCGCTGTCGAGAAACAAGCGCAGCTCCGCGTCGAAGGCGTCGACACGACGCATGTCGTGCTCTTGCGCGACATGTCGATCAGCGGCGCGTGCATCCGGGCGGATCTGCGGCTTTCGCGCGGGGACGTCGTGTGGATGCAAGTCGACGTCGACGAGAAGCCGTTCGAATTCACCGCGAGCGTCGTCGAAGTGCGGTCCGATCCCATGGGCTTCTTCTCCGACTATGGGCTTCGACTCGTCGAGCTGAGCTTGCCGTCTGCCAGGACGCTCGCCGCTTTCATAAGCCGCCGCCTTGCCGCCGACGGCAACGCGTCGAACGGCAAAGTCTCTCGGTAGGGACTTTTTTCCCGGGTTGAGCCGCGGGGCGAATGGGTGTACCATATGGTACGCCCTGCTTGCGCTTTAACGAACGCTGAACGGGTAACTACGGGGC carries:
- a CDS encoding GNAT family N-acetyltransferase; its protein translation is MQSIADARPRVVRVTPFDVASWTALDRAGTPTFQARPAWALALADSNASLTPSPLACIFEDGSKSIVPLVRVRGRLGWRVYSGTPLGGYTVVLNADGSAAGAARARASYAAVLASGIHSIAITPWPLCEADLSGLPGKVVKRETSVIDLSGGVEAALARMDGNTRRMAGQAQRRGVTCERARGEAAIDRYYAMLEESAIRWGRERPTFPKRLLEALVARGGDDVEIWFATFEGEPIAGGVMLYGSDEANFWSAAMRSDFGTLRPSNALNVALITAAAQRGVRWYNLGESEGLPGVARFKQGLGAQTVLYSTWRCERPSYALFSSLRAWLTPKRKRAAAARLER
- a CDS encoding ATP-grasp domain-containing protein; the protein is MKAQASEPRRSALLVGTAPRLALAVSRSLAARGITVFAVPSTDDEGPLATRAIARYYPLPDGRDEPDAFDEGLERVVKSSGAGVLIPCSDTALAAIARNDARLRSLATPACPSPGIIERVLDKSLTIGFAQTLAIDIPETYEVGATSTPHEAAAFMAYPVIAKPRNHAAHGGIRIRYFTGPDELEAAFADDPAFEARYIVQQFVPGAGMGVAALMHDGEPLATFVHRRVKELPASGGVSVVSESAALDRPLTEKAIALLRAIGWEGVALVEFRRAADGTDWLMEVNGRYWGSLPTAIAAGVDFPFYEWEIIHGRKPDVPAEYVVGRRVRWTRGSLLRLRERLFEPTAFGTRRLTKAQELRSFFAEDLARDVRSAMWTWREPLPAIMDALPGLSRLFASAAGAVFKPLVPRRFLRARRRFGTGGALRYSMFAIARALGLRSELLPRPFAPRSVLFVCSGNIMRSVLAEAVFRAALATRGIVVTSESAGLRARPDLPAHDSTLAEADKAGVDVTAHRSKHVDAVDLDAFDAVFVMDRLQAFEIGKRHPRAAGKTYLLGACLLGFSRVEIEDPSRAGDDERREIFALVRERAAALADAAANDSPVPSTKVAG
- a CDS encoding adenine phosphoribosyltransferase, whose translation is MELAEMESFVRAIPDFPIPGILFRDITPLLHDKRAFAGAIDMIAGAFADANIDHVVAIEARGYILGAPVAYKLGAGFVPVRKPGKLPYEKINVDYALEYGTNTLEMHKDALAPGDRVLLVDDLLATGGTAAATRSLLERLGANVVGIAFLIELTALGGRSKLEGADVRSFITY
- a CDS encoding PilZ domain-containing protein, coding for MQLFDTVSRWFSDIPAVRRARNGRRVAVEKQAQLRVEGVDTTHVVLLRDMSISGACIRADLRLSRGDVVWMQVDVDEKPFEFTASVVEVRSDPMGFFSDYGLRLVELSLPSARTLAAFISRRLAADGNASNGKVSR